The following proteins are co-located in the Terriglobales bacterium genome:
- the msrP gene encoding protein-methionine-sulfoxide reductase catalytic subunit MsrP, which translates to MLIKKASEIPSSEITPKQSYQNRRQFILTAAAGAGLVAGGWALKKLTEPEDEVSAGVKLAHNKSSLSTNETPNSLRDITHYNNFYEFGTDKEDPAANAGSLRTRPWTVAVEGHVSKPKVYDIDALIKMFPLEERIYRLRCVEAWSMVIPWLGFPFGDFIKMLEPTSKAKFVQLVTLYNPEQMPGQKDRVLDWPYVEGLRLDEAMHPLTILAVGLYGEVLPNQNGAPIRLVVPWKYGFKSIKSVVKIRFVEQMPEATWNKMQPSEYGFYSNVNPTVDHPRWSQATERRIGEFRRRPTLMFNGYADQVASLYTGMDLRANF; encoded by the coding sequence ATGCTGATTAAGAAAGCGTCCGAAATCCCGTCGTCGGAGATCACTCCCAAGCAAAGCTACCAGAACCGCCGGCAGTTCATTCTGACGGCCGCCGCGGGAGCAGGACTAGTGGCGGGAGGCTGGGCGCTAAAGAAGCTGACCGAACCCGAAGACGAGGTTTCCGCGGGCGTGAAGCTGGCGCACAACAAGAGTTCCCTCAGCACCAACGAAACGCCGAACTCTTTGCGCGACATTACGCATTACAACAATTTCTACGAGTTCGGCACCGACAAGGAAGACCCGGCGGCCAACGCCGGCAGCCTGCGCACCCGGCCCTGGACGGTGGCCGTGGAAGGCCACGTCTCCAAGCCGAAGGTGTACGACATCGACGCGCTCATCAAGATGTTCCCGCTCGAAGAACGCATCTATCGACTACGCTGCGTCGAGGCCTGGTCTATGGTCATCCCCTGGCTGGGCTTTCCCTTCGGCGACTTCATCAAGATGCTGGAGCCGACTTCCAAGGCAAAGTTCGTCCAACTGGTCACGCTCTACAACCCCGAGCAGATGCCCGGCCAGAAGGACCGTGTGCTGGACTGGCCGTACGTCGAGGGACTGCGTCTGGATGAGGCCATGCATCCCCTGACCATCCTGGCCGTCGGTCTCTACGGAGAGGTACTTCCCAACCAGAATGGCGCACCGATTCGGCTGGTGGTGCCGTGGAAGTATGGCTTCAAGAGCATCAAGTCGGTGGTGAAGATCCGGTTTGTGGAGCAGATGCCGGAAGCCACCTGGAACAAGATGCAGCCCAGCGAATACGGTTTCTATTCCAACGTGAATCCGACCGTGGACCACCCCCGCTGGAGCCAGGCCACGGAGCGGCGCATCGGCGAGTTCCGACGCCGGCCGACGCTG